A window of the Streptomyces luomodiensis genome harbors these coding sequences:
- a CDS encoding SDR family oxidoreductase: protein MTDTNTGNGRYDGNGGPAGGPLAGCAALVTGASSGIGAATAVALARQGADLAVVARRTERLEGLAATVRAEGRSCAVLTADLRNAEQARQCVEDAVERCGRLDVLVNNAGYATTGAVEESDPDGWRRMIDLNVEAVLQTSRQALPHLLRAASDGPRGVADLVNVSSTAGRVPRGNNSVYSATKHAVGAFSEAMRQEVTARGVRVGLVEPGMTATELTTADWASAVARGMPRESWLRPEDIARSITFMVTQPPHAAVNEILVRPTAQEH, encoded by the coding sequence GTGACGGACACGAACACCGGGAACGGCCGGTACGACGGGAACGGCGGCCCTGCCGGCGGCCCGCTGGCGGGCTGCGCGGCGCTGGTGACCGGCGCCTCCAGCGGCATCGGCGCGGCCACCGCCGTGGCGCTGGCCCGGCAGGGCGCGGATCTCGCCGTGGTCGCCCGCCGCACCGAACGGCTGGAGGGCCTGGCCGCCACCGTCCGCGCGGAGGGCCGCTCGTGCGCCGTCCTCACCGCCGATCTGCGGAACGCGGAGCAGGCCCGCCAGTGCGTCGAGGACGCCGTGGAGCGGTGCGGACGGCTCGATGTGCTGGTGAACAACGCCGGCTACGCGACGACCGGCGCCGTCGAGGAGAGCGACCCCGACGGCTGGCGGCGGATGATCGACCTCAACGTGGAGGCGGTACTACAGACCTCACGGCAGGCGCTGCCGCATCTGCTGCGGGCGGCGTCCGACGGCCCGCGCGGGGTGGCGGACCTGGTGAACGTCAGCTCGACGGCCGGCCGGGTGCCACGCGGCAACAACAGCGTCTACTCGGCCACCAAACACGCCGTGGGCGCCTTCAGCGAGGCCATGCGCCAGGAGGTGACCGCCCGCGGCGTCCGGGTGGGACTGGTCGAGCCGGGCATGACCGCCACCGAGCTGACCACCGCCGACTGGGCCTCCGCCGTCGCCCGCGGTATGCCGCGGGAGTCCTGGCTGCGCCCCGAGGACATCGCGCGCTCGATCACCTTCATGGTGACCCAGCCCCCGCACGCCGCGGTCAACGAGATCCTGGTGCGCCCCACCGCCCAGGAGCACTGA
- a CDS encoding D-2-hydroxyacid dehydrogenase family protein codes for MKLRCAVLDDYQDVALSSADWSSVLDAVDVVPVHDHITGEDAVAEAIGDCEIVVIMRERTPFPATLFDRLPRLRLLVTTGMRNASVDLRAAARHGVTVCGTSGGSEPTTELTWALILGLARHVVPESTALRDGGPWQSTVGTDLHGRRLGLLGLGRIGAQVARVGRAFGMEVAAWSQNLTAERAEAEGVRPAGSKEELLETSDIVSVHLVLGDRTRGLLGARELRRMRPTALLVNTSRAAIVDQAALAQALREGWIAGAAVDVFEREPLPSDDPFRTLPNLLATPHLGYVTRANYERFYRDVVEDIRGYLEGEPIRRLSPPEPVG; via the coding sequence ATGAAGTTGCGCTGCGCCGTGCTCGACGACTACCAGGACGTGGCGCTGTCGAGCGCCGACTGGTCGAGTGTGCTGGACGCGGTGGACGTGGTGCCGGTGCATGACCACATCACCGGTGAGGACGCGGTGGCCGAGGCCATCGGGGACTGCGAGATCGTGGTCATCATGCGGGAGCGCACCCCCTTCCCCGCAACGCTGTTCGACCGGTTGCCACGGCTGAGGCTGCTGGTCACCACGGGGATGCGCAACGCGTCGGTCGATCTGCGGGCCGCCGCCCGCCACGGTGTCACCGTCTGCGGCACGAGCGGTGGTTCGGAGCCGACCACCGAGCTCACCTGGGCGCTGATCCTGGGGCTCGCCCGCCATGTGGTGCCGGAGAGCACGGCGCTGCGCGACGGCGGGCCGTGGCAGAGCACGGTCGGCACCGATCTGCACGGCCGCCGGCTGGGGCTGCTGGGACTGGGCCGGATCGGCGCCCAGGTGGCGCGGGTCGGCCGGGCCTTCGGCATGGAGGTGGCCGCCTGGAGCCAGAACCTGACGGCCGAGCGCGCCGAGGCGGAGGGGGTGCGGCCGGCCGGCTCCAAGGAGGAGTTGCTGGAGACCAGTGACATCGTCTCGGTGCATCTGGTGCTCGGCGACCGTACCCGGGGGCTGCTGGGCGCGCGGGAGCTGAGGCGGATGCGTCCCACGGCGCTGTTGGTGAACACCTCCCGCGCCGCGATCGTGGACCAGGCGGCGCTCGCCCAGGCGCTGCGGGAGGGCTGGATCGCGGGCGCGGCGGTCGATGTGTTCGAGCGGGAGCCGCTGCCGTCGGACGACCCGTTCCGCACGCTGCCGAATCTGCTGGCCACTCCGCATCTCGGCTATGTGACCCGGGCCAACTACGAGCGCTTCTACCGGGATGTGGTCGAGGACATCCGCGGCTATCTGGAGGGGGAGCCGATCCGCCGGCTGAGCCCGCCCGAACCGGTCGGCTGA
- a CDS encoding cupin domain-containing protein — protein sequence MTTPGGHPAQQHDAFHPHLRDTAPDGPLRTRLHHIRTEDVDPGTAQTEGMRRFAAISGQSVGSERLWMGQTHVAPDTASANHHHGASETAIFVVRGHPEFVFAEERDGQVEEIRLRTRPGDYIFVPPYVPHREENPDPDDEAVVVIARSTQEAIVVNLPELYVLEHGEQGERGERRERGE from the coding sequence ATGACGACGCCCGGCGGCCACCCCGCGCAGCAGCACGACGCGTTCCATCCGCATCTGAGGGACACCGCCCCCGACGGCCCCCTGCGGACGCGTCTGCACCACATCCGTACCGAGGACGTCGACCCCGGCACCGCCCAGACCGAGGGCATGCGGCGGTTCGCCGCGATCAGCGGTCAGTCGGTGGGGTCCGAGCGGCTCTGGATGGGCCAGACCCATGTGGCGCCGGACACCGCCTCCGCCAACCACCACCACGGCGCGTCCGAGACGGCCATCTTCGTGGTGCGGGGTCACCCCGAGTTCGTCTTCGCCGAGGAACGGGACGGACAGGTGGAGGAGATCCGGCTGCGCACCCGGCCGGGGGACTACATCTTCGTGCCGCCGTATGTGCCGCACCGGGAGGAGAACCCGGACCCCGACGACGAGGCGGTGGTGGTCATCGCCCGCAGCACCCAGGAGGCCATCGTGGTCAACCTGCCGGAGCTGTACGTGCTGGAGCACGGGGAACAGGGGGAGCGGGGAGAGCGGCGGGAGCGGGGGGAGTAA
- a CDS encoding dihydroxyacetone kinase subunit DhaK: MPQYFRDSPESLVPDALAGFAAAHADLVAYHPDHGYFRTRHTAPTRRVGLVSGGGSGHEPLHSGFLGTGMLDAACPGRIFASPHNRQIFEASRAVAGPDGVLHIVKNYTGDRINFGIAAERLAHEGIHCARVLIDDDLATDSDDIAVGRRGTGATLIVEKILGAAADEGRGLEDLAALGTEVTRRSRSLAVASAAHTTPASGAPAFALPDNVLEFGVGIHGERAEGTTPHAPLGKLVETMTDQLLAALPDTAGTRVLALVNGLGSITSLELYGIRHAVAKALDDRGVGLDRSLTGTFVSALDMRGFSLTLFATDAEALRLWDAPARTPAWPL; this comes from the coding sequence ATGCCCCAGTACTTCCGCGACTCGCCCGAGTCTCTCGTTCCCGACGCGCTCGCGGGCTTCGCCGCCGCCCATGCCGATCTCGTCGCCTACCACCCCGACCACGGGTACTTCCGCACCCGCCACACCGCGCCCACCCGCCGCGTCGGGCTGGTCTCGGGAGGTGGCTCCGGCCATGAACCCCTGCACTCCGGTTTCCTCGGCACCGGGATGCTGGACGCCGCCTGCCCCGGCCGGATCTTCGCCTCGCCCCACAACCGGCAGATCTTCGAGGCCAGCCGCGCCGTCGCCGGGCCCGACGGGGTGCTGCACATCGTCAAGAACTACACCGGGGACCGCATCAACTTCGGCATCGCCGCCGAACGCCTCGCCCACGAGGGCATCCACTGCGCCCGCGTCCTCATCGACGACGACCTCGCCACCGACTCCGACGACATCGCGGTCGGCCGGCGCGGCACCGGCGCCACCCTGATCGTGGAGAAGATCCTCGGCGCCGCCGCCGACGAGGGACGCGGCCTGGAGGACCTGGCCGCCCTCGGCACCGAGGTGACCCGGCGCTCCCGCAGCCTGGCCGTCGCCTCGGCCGCCCACACCACGCCCGCCTCCGGGGCGCCGGCCTTCGCCCTCCCCGACAACGTCCTGGAGTTCGGGGTCGGCATCCACGGCGAACGCGCCGAGGGGACCACCCCGCACGCACCGCTCGGCAAGCTGGTCGAGACCATGACGGACCAGCTGCTGGCGGCGCTCCCCGACACCGCCGGGACACGGGTGCTCGCCCTGGTCAACGGGCTGGGCTCGATCACCTCACTCGAGCTGTACGGCATCCGGCACGCCGTCGCCAAGGCCCTCGACGACCGGGGTGTCGGCCTCGACCGCTCCCTGACCGGCACCTTCGTCAGCGCCCTGGACATGCGGGGCTTCTCGCTGACCCTGTTCGCCACCGACGCGGAGGCGCTGCGGCTGTGGGACGCCCCCGCCCGCACCCCCGCCTGGCCCCTGTGA
- a CDS encoding acyltransferase family protein, whose translation MQQESPTGVTTPPAVPRPRDGAAPKGRTRDPYFDNAKYLTIVLVACGHAWEPLTYGSRAATAVYLLVYAFHMPAFALISGYFSRSFDMSPGRVKRLFTGVVVPYVVFEVAYTLFYRWAQDDPGYPISLLDPWYVMWFLAALFIWRITTPLWLALRHPVPVALAVAALASASPDSGGDLGLQRVLAFLPFFVLGLTLRPDHFTRLRNRRARLIALPVGILALGTAYKVAPWLDAEWFYHRTSVARLDGVPPWAGLLTTPVLFALALVLTACFLAWVPGRRTWFTALGSGTLYGYLLHGFIIKSSRFWDWYDHPWLHTPLGELAVTAAAVLMISALCTQPVRRVLRPVLEPRMDWVFRRTGS comes from the coding sequence GTGCAGCAGGAGAGCCCCACCGGTGTGACCACGCCCCCGGCCGTACCCCGGCCGCGGGACGGCGCCGCGCCGAAAGGCCGCACGCGCGACCCGTACTTCGACAACGCGAAGTACCTGACCATCGTGCTGGTGGCCTGTGGCCACGCATGGGAGCCGCTCACCTACGGCAGCCGGGCCGCCACCGCGGTCTATCTGCTGGTGTACGCGTTCCACATGCCCGCGTTCGCCCTCATATCGGGCTACTTCTCGCGGAGTTTCGACATGTCCCCGGGGCGGGTGAAACGGCTGTTCACCGGGGTCGTGGTGCCGTATGTGGTGTTCGAGGTCGCGTACACCCTGTTCTACCGCTGGGCACAGGACGATCCGGGCTATCCGATCAGCCTGCTCGACCCCTGGTACGTGATGTGGTTCCTGGCCGCGCTGTTCATCTGGCGGATCACCACCCCGCTGTGGCTCGCGCTGCGCCATCCGGTGCCGGTGGCGCTGGCGGTGGCGGCGCTGGCCTCGGCCTCGCCGGACAGCGGCGGGGATCTGGGCCTCCAGCGGGTGCTGGCGTTCCTGCCGTTCTTCGTGCTCGGGCTCACCCTGCGGCCGGACCACTTCACCCGGCTGCGGAACCGGCGGGCCCGGCTGATCGCCCTTCCGGTCGGAATCCTCGCCCTGGGCACGGCGTACAAGGTGGCGCCCTGGCTGGACGCGGAGTGGTTCTACCACCGCACGAGCGTGGCGAGGCTGGACGGCGTGCCGCCGTGGGCCGGTCTGCTCACCACACCCGTCCTCTTCGCTCTGGCGCTGGTGCTGACCGCCTGCTTCCTGGCCTGGGTGCCGGGGCGCCGGACCTGGTTCACCGCGCTCGGCTCCGGGACGCTGTACGGCTATCTGCTGCACGGCTTCATCATCAAGTCGTCCCGGTTCTGGGACTGGTACGACCATCCGTGGCTGCACACCCCGCTCGGGGAGCTCGCCGTCACCGCGGCCGCGGTGCTCATGATCAGCGCGCTGTGCACCCAGCCGGTGCGCCGGGTCCTGCGGCCCGTGCTGGAGCCACGCATGGACTGGGTGTTCCGGCGCACCGGTTCATGA
- a CDS encoding helix-turn-helix domain-containing protein, translating into MADEDLTEVLTAVGPRLRALRRTRGTTLAQLSETTGISLSTLSRLESGQRKPTLELLLPLAKAYGVQLDELVGAPATGDPRIHARPFTRYGHTFVPLTRYLGGLHAYKQIMPPRPPGERDAPLEQRVHEGYEWLYVLSGRLRLALGEHDLVLTAGEAAEFDTRTPHGFANAGDQPVEFLSLFGAQGERIHVRARPAGG; encoded by the coding sequence ATGGCTGATGAAGATCTCACGGAGGTGCTGACCGCCGTAGGGCCCCGGCTGCGGGCGTTGCGGCGCACCCGTGGCACCACCCTGGCCCAGCTGAGCGAGACGACCGGGATCTCGCTGAGCACGCTGTCCCGGCTGGAGTCGGGGCAGCGCAAACCGACGCTGGAGCTGCTGCTGCCGCTGGCCAAGGCGTACGGGGTGCAGCTGGACGAGCTGGTGGGGGCGCCGGCCACCGGGGATCCGCGTATCCACGCGCGGCCGTTCACCCGGTACGGCCACACGTTCGTTCCGCTGACCCGCTATCTGGGCGGGCTGCACGCCTACAAGCAGATCATGCCGCCCCGGCCGCCGGGCGAGCGCGACGCACCGCTCGAGCAGCGGGTGCACGAGGGCTATGAGTGGCTCTATGTGCTCTCCGGGCGGCTGCGGCTGGCGCTGGGCGAACACGACCTGGTGCTCACGGCCGGGGAGGCCGCCGAATTCGACACCCGCACCCCCCATGGCTTCGCCAACGCCGGGGATCAGCCGGTGGAGTTCCTCTCCCTCTTCGGGGCGCAGGGTGAGCGCATCCATGTCCGCGCCCGCCCCGCCGGTGGCTGA
- a CDS encoding spermidine synthase produces the protein MRARLLLASATMLFVELALIRWTGANIVHLSYFSNFILLGSFLGIGLGFLLPADRGQWLTRWAPVPLAVLVVLVREFPVQVRQTSGEVIYFTAVRTTGLPQWVTLPVLFGLTALIMTAIGKMTADQFRRLPSLEAYRFDLLGSLTGSVSFAALSWLRAPSVVWGVLAAAALLTLGGRRNTFRYTVPLALMVAVLALETAASGISWSPYYKIEVTRPTTGSRDYKISANGVPHQSIAPLKVLRRPDSPYEQPYRETPGNTHRRVLVIGAGNGNDVAMALAHGARRVDAVEIDPRLQEIGADLHPARPYDNPRVHVHINDGRAFLERTDARYDLIVLALPDSLTLVSGASNLRLESYLFTRQAFEAAHRHLAPGGAFAMYNYYRQNWLIDRFGSTVTSVFGHAPCITHYGGKKAAILVAGVTSGDQSCTTSAWRPSGPVPSAAGDDHPFPYLLHRTIPTLYIAVLGAILLVTLVSVRLTGVRLRRTAAYADMFLLGAAFMLLETKNVIGFALYFGTTWLVNAMVFAGVLLAVLCAVEVRRRMRRVNQLVLQLMLFASLAIAWLIPSDMVLGLPFAPRLAAAIGLAFAPIFCANLIFSDRLAKAADPTAAFGANLLGSLFGGTLEYLALLTGYQALLLVVAVLYAGACVAMRFTRRGPGDTTSREPLTVQTAPRP, from the coding sequence GTGCGCGCGAGGCTGCTGCTGGCCAGCGCCACCATGCTCTTCGTCGAGCTGGCGCTGATCCGGTGGACCGGCGCCAATATCGTCCATCTGAGCTATTTCTCGAACTTCATCCTCTTGGGCTCGTTCCTCGGGATCGGCCTGGGATTCCTGCTGCCCGCCGACCGCGGGCAGTGGCTCACCCGCTGGGCGCCCGTGCCGCTCGCCGTGCTCGTCGTCCTGGTGCGGGAATTCCCCGTGCAGGTGCGGCAGACCAGCGGTGAGGTCATCTACTTCACCGCGGTGAGGACCACCGGGCTGCCCCAGTGGGTGACCCTGCCGGTGCTCTTCGGACTGACCGCCCTGATCATGACGGCGATCGGGAAGATGACGGCCGATCAGTTCCGTCGGCTGCCCTCGCTGGAGGCGTACCGCTTCGACCTGCTGGGCTCGCTCACCGGCTCGGTGTCCTTCGCGGCGCTGTCCTGGCTGCGCGCACCGTCGGTGGTGTGGGGTGTGCTCGCCGCGGCGGCGCTGCTCACCCTGGGCGGGCGCCGCAACACCTTCCGGTACACGGTGCCGCTCGCGTTGATGGTGGCGGTCCTGGCGCTGGAGACGGCGGCGAGCGGTATCTCCTGGTCCCCCTACTACAAGATCGAGGTCACCAGGCCGACCACCGGCAGCCGGGACTACAAGATCTCCGCCAATGGGGTACCGCACCAGTCCATCGCCCCGCTGAAGGTGCTCAGGCGCCCCGACTCCCCCTACGAACAGCCCTACCGCGAAACCCCGGGGAACACCCACCGGCGGGTGCTGGTCATCGGCGCGGGCAACGGCAACGACGTGGCCATGGCCCTCGCCCACGGCGCCCGGCGGGTGGACGCCGTGGAGATCGACCCCCGGCTCCAGGAGATCGGCGCGGACCTGCACCCGGCCAGGCCCTACGACAACCCCCGGGTGCACGTGCACATCAACGACGGCCGGGCCTTCCTGGAGCGGACCGACGCCCGCTACGACCTGATCGTCCTCGCCCTGCCGGACTCCCTGACCCTGGTGTCGGGCGCCAGCAATCTGCGGCTGGAGAGCTATCTGTTCACCCGGCAGGCATTCGAGGCGGCACACCGCCACCTCGCCCCCGGCGGCGCGTTCGCGATGTACAACTACTACCGGCAGAACTGGCTCATCGACCGGTTCGGCTCCACGGTCACCTCCGTCTTCGGACACGCGCCCTGCATCACCCACTACGGGGGCAAGAAGGCGGCCATCCTGGTGGCCGGTGTCACCTCGGGCGACCAGTCCTGCACCACCTCCGCGTGGCGCCCCTCCGGCCCGGTGCCCTCGGCCGCCGGTGACGACCACCCGTTCCCGTATCTGCTGCACCGCACCATCCCCACCCTCTACATCGCGGTGCTGGGCGCGATCCTGCTGGTGACGCTGGTGTCGGTCCGGCTGACCGGGGTCCGGCTGCGGCGCACCGCCGCCTATGCGGACATGTTCCTGCTCGGCGCGGCGTTCATGCTGCTGGAAACCAAGAACGTGATCGGGTTCGCCCTCTACTTCGGCACCACCTGGCTGGTCAACGCCATGGTCTTCGCGGGGGTGCTGCTCGCCGTGCTGTGCGCGGTGGAGGTCCGGCGACGGATGCGCCGGGTCAACCAGCTCGTGCTGCAACTGATGCTGTTCGCCAGCCTCGCCATCGCCTGGCTGATCCCGTCCGACATGGTGCTGGGACTGCCCTTCGCCCCCCGGCTGGCCGCCGCGATCGGGCTGGCCTTCGCCCCCATCTTCTGCGCCAACCTGATCTTCTCCGACCGGCTGGCGAAGGCCGCCGATCCCACGGCGGCCTTCGGGGCCAATCTGCTGGGGTCCCTGTTCGGCGGCACCCTGGAGTATCTGGCCCTGCTCACCGGCTATCAGGCGCTGCTGCTGGTGGTGGCGGTGCTGTACGCGGGTGCCTGTGTCGCCATGCGCTTCACCCGGCGCGGCCCCGGCGACACCACCAGCCGGGAACCGCTCACCGTGCAGACGGCGCCACGCCCCTGA
- a CDS encoding prephenate dehydrogenase: MNALSADSSVGSTIEVLEAELPQLQKQQQSLKGDLEAVTKRLEAVSTALSSLQALATATVPEQAADGAPVAVAEPVAEATPAPAEPAAEPATEATATEPESAEDTESTGDASATTRKAAIGRQRSRGKAAKAPATGRATKAAAKKTAAKKTAAKAAAKAPKSAKATVKATKATAKTAKSAKAAEKPAEPATTSERSTGLADSVLAALRKAGRPMRASEVNEALGRDETRTNVNSVRNTLERLRSSDRAQRSGRGLYEATATS; this comes from the coding sequence GTGAACGCGTTGAGCGCGGACAGCAGTGTGGGATCGACCATCGAGGTGCTGGAGGCCGAACTCCCGCAGCTCCAGAAGCAACAGCAGTCGCTCAAGGGTGATTTGGAGGCCGTCACCAAGCGACTGGAGGCGGTCAGCACCGCCCTGAGCAGCCTTCAGGCGCTCGCCACCGCCACGGTGCCGGAGCAGGCCGCCGACGGCGCCCCGGTGGCGGTGGCGGAGCCGGTGGCCGAGGCCACCCCCGCTCCGGCCGAGCCGGCCGCGGAGCCGGCCACCGAGGCCACGGCCACGGAGCCGGAGTCCGCCGAGGACACGGAGTCCACCGGCGACGCCTCCGCCACCACGCGCAAGGCCGCCATCGGCCGCCAGCGCAGTAGGGGCAAGGCGGCCAAGGCACCGGCCACCGGGCGGGCCACCAAGGCGGCGGCCAAGAAGACCGCAGCCAAGAAGACCGCCGCGAAGGCCGCCGCGAAGGCTCCCAAGTCCGCCAAGGCCACGGTGAAGGCCACCAAGGCCACGGCGAAGACCGCCAAGAGCGCCAAGGCGGCGGAGAAGCCGGCCGAGCCGGCCACCACCTCCGAGCGCTCCACGGGGCTCGCCGACAGCGTGCTCGCCGCGCTGCGCAAGGCCGGCCGTCCCATGCGGGCCTCCGAGGTCAACGAGGCCCTGGGGCGCGACGAGACCCGCACCAATGTGAACTCGGTGCGCAACACCCTGGAGCGGCTGCGCTCCTCGGACCGGGCCCAGCGCTCCGGCCGTGGCCTGTACGAGGCCACGGCCACGAGCTGA
- a CDS encoding sialidase family protein — MTTPHRRLLPALLTLLAVLGSLLAVQAPPAAAASGTVLRDGTGLYPRAVRLQHNGAANGRILASVVTFRNSDGLGAIYESTDDGATFRQVGEVADPEAAGGQGECCATLYELPQAVGSLPAGTLLWSASIGQDETNRRMAIRVFRSNDQGRTWSYLSTVATSNSTKGLWEPEFSIDSSGRLVVHYSDETDPAHSQKLVAARSANGITWEGYHNTVASNLASDRPGMAIVRKLPSGQYFMVYEICAAQGQYSCVVHYRTSWDGWNWGDPAHLGYRPETADGKYFTHTPNLAWAPEAGNSQGKLFLIGQVLKNADGSTATGSGATVWTNSNGGTGTWRSISAPVRVDSKTVDYCPNYSSALLPSADGTRLLEIATDYVGTVCKPFYATGPS, encoded by the coding sequence ATGACCACGCCGCACCGAAGACTCCTGCCTGCCCTGCTGACCCTCCTGGCCGTCCTGGGCTCGCTCCTGGCCGTCCAGGCACCCCCCGCCGCGGCCGCCTCCGGCACCGTCCTGCGGGACGGCACCGGCCTTTACCCCCGCGCTGTCAGGCTCCAGCACAACGGCGCCGCCAACGGCCGTATTCTCGCCTCGGTCGTCACCTTCCGGAACTCGGACGGGCTCGGCGCCATCTACGAGAGCACCGACGACGGCGCCACCTTCCGCCAGGTGGGCGAGGTGGCCGACCCCGAGGCGGCGGGCGGACAGGGCGAATGCTGCGCCACCCTCTACGAACTGCCGCAGGCCGTCGGCTCCCTGCCCGCCGGGACCCTGCTGTGGTCCGCCTCCATCGGCCAGGACGAAACGAACCGCCGGATGGCCATCCGGGTCTTCCGCAGCAATGACCAGGGGCGCACCTGGTCCTATCTGTCCACCGTGGCCACCTCCAACAGCACCAAGGGACTGTGGGAGCCGGAGTTCTCCATCGACTCCAGCGGACGCCTGGTGGTCCACTACTCGGACGAGACCGACCCCGCCCACAGCCAGAAGCTGGTCGCCGCCCGCAGCGCGAACGGGATCACCTGGGAGGGCTACCACAACACCGTGGCCAGCAACCTCGCCTCCGACCGGCCCGGCATGGCCATCGTGCGCAAGCTGCCCAGCGGCCAGTACTTCATGGTGTACGAGATCTGCGCCGCCCAGGGGCAGTACTCGTGCGTGGTCCACTACCGGACCTCGTGGGACGGCTGGAACTGGGGCGACCCCGCTCACCTCGGCTACCGTCCCGAAACCGCCGACGGCAAGTACTTCACCCATACGCCGAACCTCGCCTGGGCGCCCGAGGCGGGCAACTCCCAGGGCAAGCTGTTCCTCATCGGCCAGGTGCTGAAGAACGCCGACGGCAGCACCGCCACCGGCAGCGGCGCCACCGTGTGGACCAACAGCAACGGCGGCACCGGGACCTGGCGTTCGATCTCCGCCCCGGTGCGGGTGGACTCCAAGACCGTCGACTACTGCCCCAACTACAGCTCGGCGCTGCTCCCGTCGGCGGACGGAACCCGCCTGCTGGAGATCGCCACCGACTACGTGGGCACCGTGTGCAAGCCCTTCTACGCCACCGGGCCGAGCTGA
- the dhaL gene encoding dihydroxyacetone kinase subunit DhaL, with product MSDQPGPKGLSHAAVLDWLTRFAATVRSVEPELTALDQKAGDGDFGANLVTGMDGVRRALEALVASTGNGRRGPDVPLDAAARVFLDDVGGTSGPLFGLLFQELADALGMAADPPGTAALALGTAAGAAAIQRVGEAEVGDKTMVDALVPAARALASCAPTADPAHALHVAAVAAHRGARATTDLRARRGRASYTGDHARGVPDPGALAVALLFASAHAELTSLSRLPVS from the coding sequence ATGTCCGACCAGCCCGGCCCGAAGGGCCTCTCCCACGCCGCCGTCCTGGACTGGCTGACCCGGTTCGCCGCCACCGTACGCTCCGTGGAACCCGAGCTCACCGCGCTCGACCAGAAGGCGGGCGACGGGGACTTCGGCGCCAACCTGGTCACCGGGATGGACGGTGTCCGCCGTGCGCTGGAGGCACTGGTGGCCAGCACGGGGAATGGCCGAAGGGGCCCGGACGTGCCGCTCGACGCCGCCGCGCGGGTCTTCCTGGACGACGTCGGCGGCACCAGCGGTCCCCTGTTCGGGCTGCTCTTCCAGGAACTCGCCGACGCGCTGGGGATGGCCGCCGACCCGCCCGGGACCGCCGCGCTGGCCCTGGGCACCGCCGCGGGGGCGGCCGCGATCCAGCGGGTCGGCGAGGCCGAGGTGGGCGACAAGACGATGGTGGACGCCCTCGTCCCCGCCGCACGGGCACTCGCCTCCTGCGCACCCACCGCCGACCCCGCGCACGCGCTCCACGTGGCCGCGGTCGCCGCGCATCGGGGGGCCCGCGCCACGACCGATCTGCGCGCCCGCCGCGGGCGCGCCAGCTACACCGGTGACCACGCCCGTGGCGTCCCGGACCCGGGTGCCCTGGCCGTCGCCCTGCTGTTCGCCTCCGCGCACGCCGAGCTGACCTCGCTGAGCCGGCTTCCCGTGTCGTGA
- a CDS encoding RrF2 family transcriptional regulator codes for MQISAKADYAVRALAELAADASRPLTCEAIATSQDIPFRFLKAVFRDLRQAGLVRSQRGCEGGYWLARDPAEMTLADIVLAVDGAFLTLRGERLDDLGYHGPAAGLPGVWRGMEDHVRRVLTTTALSDLVGERLAV; via the coding sequence ATGCAGATCTCGGCGAAGGCGGACTACGCGGTCCGGGCGCTGGCGGAGCTGGCCGCGGACGCGAGCAGACCGCTCACCTGCGAGGCGATAGCGACCTCCCAGGACATCCCCTTCCGGTTCCTCAAGGCGGTCTTCCGCGATCTGCGCCAGGCCGGTCTGGTGCGCAGCCAGCGCGGCTGCGAGGGTGGCTACTGGCTCGCCCGCGACCCCGCCGAGATGACGCTCGCGGACATCGTGCTCGCCGTGGACGGCGCGTTCCTGACCCTGCGCGGCGAGCGGCTGGACGACCTCGGCTACCACGGCCCGGCGGCCGGGCTGCCCGGGGTGTGGCGCGGGATGGAGGACCATGTGCGCCGGGTGCTGACCACCACCGCCCTGAGCGACCTGGTCGGCGAACGGCTGGCGGTATGA